The genomic region GTTAATGATCAGGTAACAGAATGAAAAATTGTGGTCATTTTCATTTATTAAGAAAAGTAGATCGGTCGTTAATTAGTTAACATTTTCTGTATTTGATCATTTGAAATGCATAGATTATATGTTGTGTTTATTAGTATTTAAACCATCACAAGATAGCCCTGTGGTTGGGCCCCTACAGTGGCGGAATATAGTATACTCCGGACGGGGTATTCGCCCCACCTAGATTTAATGGAAAAAAAGTTTACACTAAAAATGAAAAATTTACTaaaaaataagttttttttttagtgtttacccctgctaaaaatgaaaaatttattaaagttTTACACCCGCCCCATCTGTacccgggttcaagttccgccactgggcCCCTAGTTCCTTGCAAGAGGTGTCAGGTTCGAATTCCGCCTAGGACGAATATTTTgtggtggccagggaagggttggaaacaaccAAAGAGTAATCCTGTTGGgttgcgtacatcagagtatggggtcggaatactcgccctcccgggtagcccgaactgagaaaaccttctacctttttttttgtttattagtatttattaattCAGTAGTTTCTAATTGCATCTTTTTGTTTCAGGTTGTTGAGAACTGTGATGTGGTGATATTCTCCGTGAAGCCACAAGTTGGTACTTCCTTATGCCTATAACAGTATTACTGATCAATGATAACTTCATATAAGCATTTTTATGTTTATGTATCTTTGTATCGAGATTTCAATGAATGTCGAAAGGAGTTGCTAAATATGTAACATTTTTTCTTAGTCCTTGTGGAACTACAGATCTTGCCAAAATCGATTTTTCTTTAGTTAAATTTTGCATCTTATGTTTGTTGCTGCAGTTAAAGATGCTATCTTGCAGCTAAGACCAGTTCTATCTGAGAAAAAGCTTCTGGTATCAGTAGTTGCTGGTGTCAAATTGAAAGACCTTCAGGTTTGGCAAAAAAAAATCTGTATCTTCTGATGTCACTATCTTTGAAACTGTTATCATGTAATTGTTGATTATATAATTGTTGTTACTATATGTATACTAATTACTAACTGATTTTTGTATCGAGCATAGCATATGGATCTTCTGATTTATTCTTGCATTTAATCTGCATATTTGTTTGTAAAAAATTCCAGAATGAATTGTTATTGGATTTGAAGGCTTATAGCATGATCTGTTATTAAATCTACCATGTATACATATTTTATGGTAGTGCGTTTTTGATGATACAGAAGTGTGCTGGTCATGATCGCTTCATCAGGGTTATGCCTAATACCCCTTCCGCTGTAGGCGAAGGAGCATCTGGTATAAGTTTTTCGAATAATGCTTTTTAAGAATTGATAGTTTGATTGGTACTGATCTTGTCACTTGTTTATGTAGTGTGTGACTTATATAAAATCGATTCTTTTGTTTATTCTGTCAAATATGAACTAACTATTATGAGACCAACAACCTTTCTTAGTAAGATGTTTATATTGGAACTAAACCTAGCGTTTGCTTCTTATATTACTTTAATTCATTTATAAGTGCTGTTTGTTGGTTAATACATAGTGGTTGTTAAAGTTACTAAGTATGCAAACGTACACATCATTAATGCCAACGCTATTAAGTCAACGTGTCTATAACATACCATCCTGAGGAAAGGCATACGGATTAACTAGGTTTGTTGCTTTTTATTTTGGTTTCCTTGATAACCTTGCGTATTTTATGCACAAAATTTCATATAATATTCAAGAACTTGCCTCGGCGGGATTGGgtaatgttgttgttgatgttgatgTACATGTCGGTTTCTTTTCTAAAATATGGTGAGATATGTTTGCAGTTATGAGCCTGGGAACCGGTGCAACACAAGAAGATGGTGAAATTATCGCTAAGTTATTTGGAGCAGTGGGTAAGATCTGGAAAGCTGATGAGAAATTGTTCGATGCAGTCACTGGTTTGAGGTATGTATGTATCCTTTCGTTCAATATTTAAAACATAACATAATTTGTGTGTAACAATATTATTGATAACAACGTTAAAATCATTAAAGGAGATGAGGACAGAAAAGTTTTAGATAAAAAATAATGTATGAATTAGGTGAAAATTAATGTTTGCCACATATACTTGACTCTATTCAGTATTTGAACTTGTTTTTTGTTCTTATAAGAATTCAGTGGGAGCGGGCCagcatatatattcttgttaatcGAAGCATTGGCTGATGGAGGTGTAGCTGCAGGTCTACCGCGTGAACTTGCACTTGGTTTAGCCTCTCAAACCGTAAGTTTTTGCTATTTACCATTCAATCATAATTTGTAAAGATCGATCTAAAAAGTGAATTTGGTGGTTTAGGTTCTGGGAGCAGCGTCTATGGCTACCCAGACTGGGAAGCATCCAGGTCAGCTTAAAGATGATGTTACTTCGCCTGGTGGGACCACCATTGCCGGGGTTCATGAACTAGAGAAGTCTGGATTTCGTGGAATATTAATGAATGCGGTTGTTGCTGCTGCAAAGCGTAGCCGCGAGCTTTCCCAGAATTAGTTTTTGGTTGGTTCTACAAACATGTATTAGTAGTTTAAGAATGTGGACTGGTTTCTATTTATAGCAGTTGAATAAATAATGTCGCCAATTGGCTGACTGTATTTGTCAATTTTGAGCACGTTTGCGGAGTTACCTGTTGTCGAAGATTATTAAGATATGTTTGCGGAGTTGCTCATTTTTTGTTCTGTAAGCTGCGGTTTGGCTAAGGAGCCTTGCTAGTAATCTGCATTTGGTAAATCGAATCAACCAAACTTATAACCGAAGTTTGACAGGGTTTGACATTCTACAGGGTTTAGGGTTATATGGCTCATGACATAAAGTAAGGCTTAGCAGAAAAGAAAACCGACTAATCAAATTATAACCGTTCGAAACAAAATTGAACTAACCAAACTGGACAGATAATTGCGAGTTTGGTTCTCTGTTCAATTAACCAAAGTTCGTATTAAGCAAAGTTCGTGTTTATTGGTTATAACTTTAAGTATGGAGTATTTTTGGTTTCATTTGTTCTTGTTTGAATTTACCATGTTTATTGGTTTTGATTTTATTTTAATGGCTGACTATTAAGAACTTGATCTGGTGTATCGATGACTTTGTTTATCACTACTCACTTTTTCATCTTTATTAATCCGGATTAGTGGAATTCGACCCATATAAACCTATTTCTTATTTAGTTGGATTGATTTGATTTTAACAATGTGGTTTAGTTATTGGTGCTCAAATATATTTGTGAAAATCGAATAAACTAAATATATCGTAAACCAGTGAAACGTACTATTCGTTATATCACTACCACTATCCACTTTTTCAGAACACTTTTTCTCCATGAGAGACTACTTTCACTCGTATCTTGTAGTGCTCGATTTCTTTCAATTTCTAAGAGCATGTGGAGTAGCTAGGTCATGCGGCCAAAAAAATGGCCGGCAACGCTTTTGCCCACACTCGACGCTCTTCACATTTCTTGTTGCCTTCCGCATCGCCTCGATCCGTCGCCTATGCAAAACATGTTACAACaaattttctttttatatattaacgttaatataaaatttaataaaagtaaatatacTTTAACAACTATATGACAATTGTTTTCTACAGTATTTTTTATAATTTACAACCCTAAAACTTGCACAATAAATACAACCCGAAACTTCTATCAAATTACATCACAAAcaatttctttttcttcttctataaAATTTATCTTCATCTTTTATTTTTTAGTAATGTCGAACAACCTCAACAACCAATATATGTCACTTGCAATCTCAATGGAATCTTTTCACCACTAACTCATCACATTTAACCGAATCTGCTCAAATCTTTGCTAATTCGG from Rutidosis leptorrhynchoides isolate AG116_Rl617_1_P2 chromosome 9, CSIRO_AGI_Rlap_v1, whole genome shotgun sequence harbors:
- the LOC139866853 gene encoding pyrroline-5-carboxylate reductase-like — translated: MSTTVSPIAADTYKLGFIGAGKMAESIARGVVKSGVLPASRIQTAHKGARRAAFESFGVDVALNNNQVVENCDVVIFSVKPQVVKDAILQLRPVLSEKKLLVSVVAGVKLKDLQKCAGHDRFIRVMPNTPSAVGEGASVMSLGTGATQEDGEIIAKLFGAVGKIWKADEKLFDAVTGLSGSGPAYIFLLIEALADGGVAAGLPRELALGLASQTVLGAASMATQTGKHPGQLKDDVTSPGGTTIAGVHELEKSGFRGILMNAVVAAAKRSRELSQN